One stretch of Streptomyces hygroscopicus DNA includes these proteins:
- a CDS encoding 2-phospho-L-lactate transferase, with protein sequence MRIVVLAGGIGGARFLRGLMSAAPDADITVIGNTGDDIHLFGLKVCPDLDTVMYTLGGGIHEEQGWGRADETFTVKEELAAYGVGPEWFGLGDRDFATHIVRTQMIGAGYPLSAVTEALCARWQPGVRLLPMTDDRVETHVLIDDPDAPDGESRKAVHFQEYWVRLRASVPAHAVVPVGADQAKPAPGVLEAIADADVVLFPPSNPVVSVGTILAVPGVREAIADAGIPVVGLSPIVGDAPVRGMADKVLAAVGVESTAAAVAKHYGSGLLDGWLVDTVDAGAVDEVEAAGIRCRAIPLMMTDLEATAAMAAEALVLAEEVRG encoded by the coding sequence ATGCGCATTGTGGTTCTGGCAGGCGGTATCGGCGGCGCCCGTTTCCTTCGCGGTCTGATGTCGGCGGCTCCGGACGCCGACATCACCGTCATCGGGAACACCGGCGACGACATCCACCTCTTCGGCCTCAAGGTCTGCCCCGACCTCGACACCGTGATGTACACCCTCGGCGGTGGCATCCACGAGGAGCAGGGGTGGGGCCGGGCCGACGAGACCTTCACCGTCAAGGAGGAGCTGGCGGCGTACGGGGTGGGGCCCGAGTGGTTCGGCCTCGGCGACCGCGACTTCGCCACGCACATAGTCCGTACGCAGATGATCGGCGCGGGCTATCCGCTGAGCGCCGTCACCGAGGCGCTGTGCGCCCGGTGGCAGCCGGGGGTGCGGCTGCTGCCCATGACGGACGACCGCGTCGAGACCCATGTCCTGATCGACGACCCGGACGCCCCGGACGGCGAGAGCCGTAAGGCCGTCCACTTCCAGGAGTACTGGGTGCGGCTGCGCGCCTCCGTGCCCGCCCACGCCGTCGTCCCCGTCGGCGCCGACCAGGCCAAACCGGCGCCCGGCGTCCTGGAGGCCATCGCCGACGCCGACGTCGTCCTCTTCCCGCCGTCCAACCCGGTCGTCAGCGTCGGCACGATCCTCGCCGTGCCCGGCGTGCGCGAGGCCATCGCCGATGCCGGGATCCCGGTCGTGGGCCTGTCCCCCATCGTGGGCGACGCGCCCGTGCGCGGCATGGCCGACAAGGTGCTCGCCGCCGTCGGCGTCGAGTCCACCGCCGCCGCCGTCGCCAAGCACTACGGCTCCGGGCTGCTGGACGGCTGGCTCGTCGACACCGTGGACGCGGGCGCGGTCGACGAGGTCGAGGCCGCCGGGATCCGCTGCCGGGCGATCCCGCTGATGATGACGGACCTTGAGGCCACGGCGGCGATGGCGGCCGAGGCGCTGGTACTGGCGGAAGAGGTGCGGGGATGA
- a CDS encoding F420-0:gamma-glutamyl ligase yields the protein MSALRDGVAGVPGGASQELPSYQVWALPGMPEVRPGDDLAKLIADAATSGGLPGLAHGDVLLVTSKIVSKAEGRVVEATDREAAIDAETVRVVARRGRTRIVETRHGLVMAAAGVDASNTPSGTVLLLPEDPDASARAIRAGLREVLGVEVGVIVTDTFGRPWRTGVTDVAIGAAGVRVLDDLRGGVDAYGNALSATIVATADELAAAGDLVKGKAEGLPVAVLRGLPQVVAFEGLGDGPDGASGLGGSDGAAGGLGGSDGADGLGGPDGADGLGGSGEHEVDEGARALVRGAADDMFRLGTSEAVREAVTLRRTVREFTDEPVDGSAVRRAVAAAVTAPAPHHTTPWRFVLLESEESRTRLLDAMRDAWIADLREDGFSEESIAKRVRRGDVLRKAPYLVVPCLVADGAHTYPDPRRNTAEREMFVVAAGAGVQNLLVALAGEGLGSAWVSSTMFCRPVVREVLSLPDDWDPMGTVAVGQAAVPPVARPERGVEGFVVVR from the coding sequence ATGAGCGCGTTGCGGGACGGGGTGGCGGGCGTGCCGGGTGGCGCGTCGCAGGAGCTGCCGTCGTATCAGGTGTGGGCCCTCCCCGGTATGCCCGAGGTCCGGCCCGGTGACGACCTCGCCAAGCTCATCGCCGACGCCGCGACCTCCGGCGGTCTGCCGGGGCTCGCGCACGGCGATGTGCTGTTGGTCACCTCCAAGATCGTCAGCAAGGCGGAGGGGCGTGTCGTCGAGGCGACCGACCGCGAGGCGGCCATAGACGCCGAGACGGTGCGGGTCGTGGCGCGACGCGGCCGCACCCGGATCGTCGAGACCCGTCACGGCCTGGTCATGGCCGCCGCCGGGGTCGACGCCTCCAACACCCCTTCCGGCACGGTCCTGTTGCTCCCCGAGGACCCCGACGCATCGGCGCGGGCGATCCGGGCCGGGCTGCGGGAAGTACTCGGCGTGGAGGTCGGCGTCATCGTCACCGACACCTTTGGCCGACCGTGGCGGACCGGGGTCACCGACGTCGCCATCGGGGCCGCCGGTGTGCGGGTCCTGGACGATCTGCGCGGCGGCGTCGACGCGTACGGAAACGCGCTGAGCGCGACCATCGTCGCCACCGCCGATGAGCTGGCCGCGGCGGGTGACCTGGTCAAGGGCAAGGCCGAGGGGTTGCCGGTGGCGGTGCTGCGGGGGCTTCCGCAGGTGGTCGCGTTCGAGGGGCTGGGCGACGGGCCCGACGGGGCGAGCGGGCTTGGCGGGTCTGACGGGGCAGCAGGCGGGCTTGGCGGGTCTGACGGGGCGGACGGGCTTGGCGGGCCTGACGGGGCGGACGGGCTTGGCGGCTCTGGTGAGCACGAGGTCGATGAAGGCGCGCGGGCGCTGGTGCGCGGTGCCGCGGACGACATGTTCCGGCTGGGCACCTCCGAGGCCGTACGGGAGGCCGTGACGCTGCGCCGTACGGTCCGGGAGTTCACCGACGAGCCGGTGGACGGCTCGGCGGTGCGGCGTGCGGTCGCCGCCGCCGTCACCGCACCGGCGCCGCACCATACGACGCCGTGGCGCTTCGTCCTGCTGGAGTCGGAGGAGTCGCGGACGCGGCTGCTGGACGCGATGCGGGATGCCTGGATCGCCGACCTGCGGGAGGACGGCTTCTCCGAGGAGAGCATCGCCAAGCGGGTGCGGCGCGGCGATGTGCTGCGCAAGGCGCCGTACCTGGTGGTCCCCTGCCTGGTCGCGGACGGCGCCCACACCTACCCCGACCCGCGGCGGAACACGGCGGAGCGCGAGATGTTCGTGGTCGCGGCGGGCGCCGGGGTGCAGAACCTGCTGGTCGCGCTGGCGGGTGAGGGGCTGGGGTCGGCGTGGGTGTCGTCCACGATGTTCTGCCGCCCGGTGGTGCGTGAGGTACTGAGCCTGCCGGACGACTGGGACCCGATGGGCACGGTCGCGGTGGGCCAGGCGGCAGTTCCGCCGGTGGCACGGCCGGAGCGGGGGGTCGAGGGGTTCGTGGTGGTGCGGTAG
- a CDS encoding 3-methyladenine DNA glycosylase, with product MCVRRTWSPSGPCDLARNLGVLQRGPGDPAFQVGADGAFWRASRTPAGPGTIRIARKGAEVEGRAWGPGAEWLLDGLPALLGADDDPSAFVPRHRLVHEAHRRHPGLRLIRTGLVLESLIPSILEQKVTGVEAYRAWRLLLQRHGEPAPGPAEGMRMRVMPDPRAWALIPSWEWHRAGVDTKRSSTILRAVRVALRLEEATSMDLATASARLQLIPGIGPWTAAETLQRSNGTPDAITVGDLHLPQIVGYALTGERGADDEAMLELLAPYAGQRYRATRLILLSGRTPPRRAPRFAVRDFRTI from the coding sequence GTGTGTGTGAGACGTACCTGGAGCCCTTCGGGGCCCTGCGACCTCGCGCGTAACCTCGGCGTGCTGCAGCGAGGCCCAGGGGATCCCGCGTTTCAGGTCGGCGCGGACGGCGCCTTCTGGCGGGCGAGCCGGACGCCGGCCGGGCCCGGGACCATACGGATCGCGCGCAAAGGTGCGGAGGTCGAAGGCCGGGCCTGGGGGCCGGGCGCGGAGTGGCTGCTGGACGGCCTGCCCGCCCTCCTCGGGGCGGACGACGACCCGTCCGCGTTCGTGCCCCGCCATCGGCTCGTCCACGAGGCGCACCGCCGCCACCCCGGTCTCCGGCTCATCCGCACCGGGCTGGTCCTGGAATCCCTGATTCCGTCGATCCTGGAGCAGAAGGTCACCGGCGTCGAGGCGTACCGCGCCTGGCGGCTGCTGCTCCAGCGCCATGGCGAGCCCGCGCCCGGTCCGGCCGAGGGGATGCGGATGCGGGTCATGCCCGATCCGCGTGCCTGGGCGTTGATCCCGTCGTGGGAGTGGCACCGCGCGGGCGTGGACACCAAGCGCTCCTCGACGATCCTGCGGGCCGTCCGGGTCGCCCTACGGCTGGAGGAGGCCACGTCCATGGACCTCGCCACCGCCTCCGCCCGGCTACAACTCATCCCGGGTATCGGGCCCTGGACGGCGGCGGAGACCCTGCAGCGCAGCAATGGCACCCCGGACGCGATCACGGTCGGGGATCTGCATCTGCCGCAGATCGTCGGCTACGCGCTCACCGGAGAGCGGGGTGCGGACGACGAGGCGATGCTCGAACTCCTGGCCCCCTACGCGGGCCAGCGCTACCGCGCGACCCGGCTGATCCTCCTGTCCGGCCGCACCCCACCCCGCCGCGCCCCCCGCTTCGCGGTCAGGGACTTCCGGACGATATAG
- a CDS encoding GDP-mannose pyrophosphorylase, protein MTVHTPKPMVPAAGVPFLTHQLARARAAGVEHIVLATSYLAEVFEPYFGDGSALGLHLEYVTEEEPLGTGGAIRNVASRLRSGPDDPVLIFNGDILTGLDIRALVDNHRTTGADVSLHLTRVPDPRAYGLVPTDEQGRVTAFLEKPQTPEEIVTDQINAGAYVFNRSVIDTIPADRPVSVERETFPGLLAAGAHLQGMVDSTYWLDLGTPQAFVRGSADLVLGRAPSPAVPGRCGDRLVLDSASVAGDAKLTGGTVIGPQARVGAGARIDGSTLLEGAVVEEGAQVRDSLVGAGARIGARTVLQGAVVGDGALVGPDNELRDGVRVWCGADIPAGAVRFSSDQ, encoded by the coding sequence ATGACGGTGCACACTCCCAAGCCGATGGTCCCGGCGGCCGGCGTTCCGTTTCTGACCCACCAACTCGCCCGCGCCCGCGCCGCCGGGGTCGAGCACATCGTGCTCGCCACCTCCTATCTGGCGGAGGTCTTCGAGCCGTACTTCGGTGACGGCTCCGCGCTCGGCCTGCACCTGGAGTACGTCACGGAGGAGGAACCCCTCGGCACCGGCGGCGCCATCCGCAACGTCGCCTCCCGGCTGCGCTCGGGCCCCGACGACCCGGTGCTGATCTTCAACGGCGACATCCTCACCGGCCTCGACATCCGCGCCCTCGTCGACAACCACCGCACGACGGGCGCCGATGTCTCGCTGCACCTCACCCGGGTCCCCGACCCCCGCGCGTACGGGCTGGTGCCCACCGACGAGCAGGGCCGGGTCACCGCCTTCCTGGAGAAGCCGCAGACCCCCGAGGAGATCGTCACCGACCAGATCAACGCGGGCGCGTACGTCTTCAACCGCTCGGTCATCGACACCATCCCCGCCGACCGCCCCGTCTCCGTCGAACGCGAGACCTTCCCCGGTCTGCTGGCCGCGGGCGCGCATCTGCAGGGCATGGTCGACTCCACGTACTGGCTCGACCTCGGCACCCCCCAAGCCTTCGTCCGCGGCTCCGCGGACCTGGTGCTGGGCCGGGCCCCCTCCCCGGCCGTACCGGGGCGCTGCGGTGACCGCCTCGTCCTGGACAGCGCCTCGGTCGCGGGCGACGCCAAGCTGACCGGCGGCACGGTCATCGGCCCCCAGGCCCGGGTGGGCGCGGGCGCGCGCATCGACGGCAGCACGTTGCTGGAGGGCGCCGTCGTGGAGGAGGGCGCTCAGGTGCGCGACTCGCTCGTCGGCGCGGGGGCACGCATCGGTGCCCGTACGGTGCTGCAGGGCGCGGTGGTCGGGGACGGCGCGCTGGTCGGCCCGGACAACGAGCTGCGGGACGGCGTACGCGTGTGGTGCGGGGCGGACATCCCGGCGGGGGCGGTCCGCTTCTCGTCCGACCAGTGA
- a CDS encoding N-acetylmuramoyl-L-alanine amidase family 2, which yields MRAYLASSIGVACTAALALPLAVYPGPAHARAERTAASSGSTQSLPLLPLVADGLDRGVVAPGGDAPAPAPAPADRGVAASRVRPFSLVGVVWDQPSADLHGRVQVRTRAVGGEWSPWRELLPYGDEGPDPDSPELRGVRAHGGTAPLWVGDSDGVQARVRPEGVAVTGGGAGAGADAGGGADAGGGAGVDAGGGADAGGGAGVDAGGGAAADASADGGPGAGARSAALPSGLRLELIDPGEAPAPPPPDRAVLRALPAHPAPTAGGAAPGARPSAGPSWGPSRWSARPSLRPPRPSRPSVKPSWPSRWSAKPSPRPSGSSAKPLPYPSTHSTHSTQPTPPPGAITPPPSALAEEAAKANAARYSAPRPSIVTRAGWGADEKIRETGHVYSKTVKVTFVHHTVTGNKYSCSQAPSVLRSIYRYHVKSLGWRDYGYNFTIDKCGKIYEGRSGGVTKAVRGAHTLGFNTNSMGVAVLGTFSAKKPPAKAVKAIAKLTAWKLGLFKRNPRGTTHLVSGGGNKYKKGANVKLHVIAGHRDGFATECPGKDLYKKLGSVRKTAARLQGR from the coding sequence ATGCGTGCATACCTGGCATCCTCGATCGGCGTCGCGTGCACCGCCGCCCTCGCCCTGCCCCTCGCCGTCTATCCCGGCCCCGCCCACGCCCGGGCCGAGCGGACCGCCGCATCCTCCGGCTCCACGCAGTCGCTGCCGCTCCTTCCCCTCGTGGCGGACGGACTCGACCGGGGTGTGGTCGCGCCCGGCGGCGACGCTCCGGCCCCGGCCCCGGCCCCGGCCGACCGGGGGGTCGCCGCGTCGCGCGTACGGCCGTTCTCGCTCGTCGGCGTCGTCTGGGACCAGCCCTCCGCCGACCTCCACGGCCGGGTGCAGGTCCGCACCCGCGCGGTCGGCGGCGAATGGTCCCCATGGCGCGAGCTGCTGCCGTACGGGGACGAGGGCCCCGACCCCGACTCGCCCGAACTCCGGGGCGTACGGGCCCACGGCGGCACCGCACCGCTGTGGGTGGGCGACTCGGACGGGGTCCAGGCGCGGGTGCGGCCGGAAGGGGTGGCGGTGACCGGCGGGGGTGCGGGCGCGGGTGCGGATGCGGGTGGGGGCGCTGATGCGGGTGGGGGTGCCGGTGTGGATGCGGGTGGGGGCGCTGATGCGGGTGGGGGTGCCGGTGTGGACGCGGGCGGGGGCGCTGCCGCAGACGCGAGTGCGGATGGGGGCCCAGGCGCCGGTGCCCGGTCGGCGGCGCTGCCGTCCGGGCTGCGGCTGGAGCTGATCGATCCCGGCGAGGCCCCGGCGCCGCCACCCCCGGACCGGGCCGTACTGCGTGCCCTTCCGGCGCATCCGGCGCCGACGGCAGGGGGTGCCGCGCCGGGTGCGAGGCCGTCGGCGGGGCCGTCCTGGGGGCCCTCGAGGTGGTCCGCGAGGCCGTCCCTCAGACCCCCCAGGCCCTCCAGGCCATCCGTCAAGCCGTCCTGGCCCTCCAGGTGGTCCGCGAAGCCGTCCCCCAGACCCTCCGGGTCATCCGCCAAGCCGCTGCCGTACCCCTCCACCCACTCCACTCACTCCACCCAGCCCACGCCGCCGCCCGGCGCCATCACCCCGCCGCCCAGCGCACTCGCCGAGGAGGCGGCCAAGGCGAACGCCGCCCGCTACAGCGCGCCGCGGCCCAGCATCGTCACCCGCGCGGGCTGGGGCGCCGACGAGAAGATCCGTGAAACGGGCCACGTCTACAGCAAGACCGTGAAGGTCACCTTCGTCCACCACACCGTGACGGGCAATAAGTACAGCTGCTCCCAGGCGCCCTCCGTTTTGCGCAGTATCTACCGCTACCACGTGAAGAGCCTGGGATGGCGCGATTACGGCTACAACTTCACCATCGACAAGTGCGGAAAAATCTACGAAGGCCGCTCCGGTGGTGTGACCAAAGCCGTACGCGGAGCGCACACGCTGGGCTTCAACACCAACAGCATGGGCGTCGCTGTCCTCGGTACTTTCTCCGCCAAGAAGCCCCCGGCCAAGGCCGTGAAGGCCATCGCCAAGCTCACCGCGTGGAAACTGGGCCTCTTCAAGCGAAATCCGCGTGGCACCACGCATCTGGTGTCCGGCGGCGGCAACAAGTACAAAAAGGGCGCCAACGTGAAGCTCCATGTGATCGCAGGTCACCGCGACGGCTTTGCCACCGAGTGCCCGGGCAAGGACCTCTACAAGAAGCTCGGTTCGGTACGGAAGACAGCCGCCCGCCTCCAGGGGCGCTGA
- a CDS encoding acyl-CoA synthetase translates to MNATDRTPADLLGSALAADPPRPLVTFYDDATGERVELSVATFANWVAKTANLLQDDLAAAPGDRCALLLPAHWQTAVWLVACSSVGVLVDIGGDPASADLVVSGPDTLKEARECSGERVALSLQPLGGRFPQLPEGFADYAVEVPSQGDRFAPYSPVDPEAPALAVGGVELTSAEVVERAQADAAAQGLGPGSRILSGLAYDHWEGLSYGLYAPLATGGSVVLCRHLDRLDEKGLAGRKESERVTATMP, encoded by the coding sequence GTGAACGCCACCGATCGCACCCCCGCCGACCTGCTGGGATCCGCGCTCGCCGCGGACCCGCCCCGCCCGCTCGTGACCTTCTACGACGACGCCACGGGCGAACGTGTCGAACTCTCCGTGGCCACCTTCGCCAATTGGGTGGCGAAGACCGCCAATCTGCTCCAGGACGATCTGGCCGCCGCGCCGGGCGACCGATGCGCACTGCTGCTGCCCGCCCACTGGCAGACCGCCGTGTGGCTGGTGGCCTGCTCCTCGGTCGGGGTCCTCGTGGACATCGGGGGCGACCCGGCCTCCGCCGATCTCGTCGTCAGCGGCCCGGACACCCTCAAGGAGGCACGGGAGTGCTCCGGTGAGCGGGTGGCGCTGTCGCTGCAGCCGCTGGGTGGCCGGTTCCCCCAGCTGCCGGAGGGGTTCGCGGACTACGCCGTGGAGGTGCCCAGCCAGGGCGACCGTTTCGCCCCGTACTCCCCGGTGGATCCGGAGGCGCCCGCGCTGGCCGTCGGCGGTGTGGAGCTGACGAGCGCGGAGGTGGTGGAGCGGGCGCAGGCCGACGCCGCGGCGCAGGGGCTCGGGCCCGGTTCGCGGATCCTCTCGGGGCTTGCTTACGACCACTGGGAGGGACTGTCGTACGGGCTGTACGCACCGCTGGCCACCGGCGGTTCGGTGGTGCTCTGCCGCCATCTGGACCGGCTGGACGAGAAGGGGCTGGCGGGGCGCAAGGAGAGCGAGCGCGTCACCGCCACCATGCCCTGA
- a CDS encoding LytR family transcriptional regulator yields the protein MTTDSSEPAPRRRRRWPRVLALGVAMLVLSVAGAGWWFYERLDGNIRTDTRTADELRKYEAERPVSVVRDAQNILLIGSDNRGGKGNGKYGKDTGTQRSDTTILLHLQAGGKSATAVSIPRDLMVDIPACDQPDGKRARARFAQFNWAFEAGGAACSIRTVEKLTGIRVDHHLIVDFSGFKRLVNAVGGVEMCLKEPVDDDDAHLKLPAGRQVLHGEQALGYVRARYSIGDGSDTERIGRQQEFMGSLVKKVQSNGVLLNPAKLYPVLNAATSSLTTDPGLDSLKDLYALVRGVRDIPREKIRFLTIPRQPYTYNKNRDELVQPDADHLFRQLRLDRPVPVAHTVTASTGGDQKAGNLNPYQGTTAARGICE from the coding sequence GTGACGACCGACAGCTCTGAGCCTGCGCCGAGACGCAGGCGCCGCTGGCCGCGTGTTCTCGCGCTGGGCGTGGCCATGCTGGTGCTGTCGGTCGCCGGGGCGGGGTGGTGGTTCTACGAGCGCCTCGACGGCAATATCCGCACCGATACCCGGACCGCGGACGAGCTGAGGAAGTACGAGGCCGAGCGGCCGGTGTCGGTGGTGCGGGACGCGCAGAACATCCTGCTGATCGGCTCCGACAACCGGGGCGGCAAGGGCAACGGCAAATACGGCAAGGACACCGGCACTCAGCGCTCGGACACCACGATCCTGCTGCATCTGCAGGCCGGTGGAAAGAGCGCCACCGCCGTCTCCATCCCCCGCGATCTGATGGTGGACATCCCGGCCTGCGACCAGCCGGACGGAAAGCGGGCCCGGGCCCGGTTCGCCCAATTCAATTGGGCGTTCGAGGCCGGTGGCGCGGCCTGTTCGATCCGCACCGTCGAGAAGCTGACCGGGATCCGCGTCGACCACCATCTGATCGTGGACTTCAGCGGCTTCAAGCGGCTGGTGAACGCGGTCGGCGGGGTGGAGATGTGCCTGAAGGAGCCCGTGGACGACGATGACGCGCATCTGAAGCTGCCCGCGGGCCGTCAGGTCCTCCACGGGGAACAGGCGCTGGGCTATGTGCGCGCCCGGTACAGCATCGGCGACGGCAGCGACACGGAGCGCATCGGCAGACAACAGGAGTTCATGGGCTCGCTTGTGAAGAAAGTGCAGAGCAATGGTGTGCTGCTCAATCCGGCGAAGCTGTATCCGGTGCTCAACGCGGCGACGTCCTCGCTGACCACGGATCCGGGGCTGGATTCGCTCAAAGATCTGTACGCGCTGGTGCGCGGAGTGCGGGACATCCCGCGGGAGAAGATCCGGTTCCTCACGATTCCGCGGCAGCCCTACACGTACAACAAGAACCGGGATGAGCTCGTCCAGCCCGACGCCGACCACTTGTTCCGGCAGTTGCGGCTGGATCGCCCGGTGCCGGTGGCCCATACCGTCACCGCCTCGACGGGCGGCGACCAGAAGGCCGGCAACCTCAACCCGTACCAAGGGACGACGGCCGCGCGAGGCATCTGCGAGTAA
- a CDS encoding LytR family transcriptional regulator encodes MDAQGPGGAGDFDPADQWVFDPNTGNYELRLNDAETSADDTTELRRVSRSSSRDDATDSEPRGRRRAAKRESEKEKATGPVSRRKPKPKKSKTRKALYWGSGTLAFLLVGGSAAAYFVYQQLNNNISKVDVGENNAAVSDGPMNILLIGTDRRDGKGNEGYGDAGSVGHADTTLLFHVSEDRSNATVLSIPRDMITDIPNCRTKQKDGSFKSIPGESEVRFNTSLGQEGRDPGCTWQTVEKLTGLEIDHFMMADFNAVKEMSSAVGGVEVCLAKDVNDPKSHLNLKKGRHTIKGEEALAFVRTRHTVGFGGDLDRIKLQQQFLSSLMRKMKDSGTLTSPGKMWDLAQTATKALTVDTGIGTVNKLASLGKNLSKVDLKNVTFATVPVVDNTDGATVLLDKTKAEPLFSMVRQDVSLTEVKKKEKAAKDEQAARLKGPKSDPADVRVKVLNGSGQFGAAQETVDWMQNTEGMLLTSNGGNAPAELKKSTLEYAPNQADQARRLADSMGLPASAMKEGTKDAEPKAEMNLTLGADFKGAGTPISAPAKAPKDIQRVEADDKNVCAK; translated from the coding sequence GTGGACGCGCAAGGCCCTGGCGGGGCAGGTGACTTCGACCCAGCCGATCAGTGGGTGTTCGACCCGAATACGGGCAATTACGAGCTGCGGCTGAACGACGCCGAGACATCGGCGGACGACACCACGGAGCTGCGACGGGTCTCCAGATCGTCGAGCCGTGACGACGCCACCGACTCCGAACCCAGGGGGCGCCGGCGGGCGGCCAAACGGGAGTCGGAGAAGGAGAAGGCGACGGGCCCGGTCAGCCGTCGCAAGCCGAAGCCGAAGAAGTCGAAGACGAGGAAGGCGCTGTACTGGGGCAGCGGCACCCTGGCCTTCCTGCTGGTGGGCGGTTCTGCCGCGGCGTACTTCGTCTATCAGCAGCTCAACAACAACATCAGCAAGGTCGACGTCGGCGAGAACAACGCCGCGGTCTCCGACGGCCCGATGAACATCCTGCTGATCGGCACCGACCGGCGCGACGGCAAGGGCAACGAGGGGTACGGCGACGCGGGGAGCGTCGGTCACGCCGACACCACGCTGCTCTTCCATGTCTCGGAGGACCGGTCCAACGCGACCGTGCTGTCCATTCCGCGCGACATGATCACCGACATCCCGAACTGTCGTACGAAGCAGAAAGACGGTTCCTTCAAGAGCATCCCGGGCGAGTCGGAGGTGCGCTTCAACACCAGCCTGGGCCAGGAGGGGCGCGACCCCGGCTGCACCTGGCAGACGGTCGAGAAGCTCACCGGGCTGGAGATCGACCACTTCATGATGGCCGACTTCAACGCGGTCAAGGAGATGTCCTCGGCGGTCGGCGGGGTCGAGGTGTGTCTCGCCAAGGACGTCAACGACCCCAAGTCGCATCTGAACCTCAAGAAGGGCCGCCATACGATCAAGGGCGAGGAGGCGCTGGCGTTCGTCCGGACCCGGCACACCGTCGGCTTCGGCGGCGACCTGGACCGCATCAAGCTCCAGCAGCAGTTCCTGAGCTCGCTGATGCGCAAGATGAAGGACAGCGGGACGCTCACCAGCCCGGGCAAGATGTGGGACCTGGCCCAGACCGCCACCAAGGCGCTCACCGTGGACACCGGGATCGGCACCGTCAACAAGCTGGCCTCGCTGGGGAAGAACCTGAGCAAGGTCGACCTCAAGAACGTCACCTTCGCGACCGTCCCGGTCGTCGACAACACCGACGGTGCGACCGTGCTGCTCGACAAGACCAAGGCCGAGCCGCTGTTCTCCATGGTCCGCCAGGACGTGTCCCTGACCGAGGTCAAGAAGAAGGAGAAGGCGGCCAAGGACGAGCAGGCGGCGCGGCTGAAGGGGCCCAAGTCCGATCCCGCCGATGTCCGGGTCAAGGTGCTCAACGGCAGCGGGCAGTTCGGCGCCGCCCAGGAGACCGTCGACTGGATGCAGAACACCGAGGGGATGCTCCTCACCAGCAACGGCGGAAACGCTCCGGCAGAGCTGAAGAAGTCGACGCTCGAGTACGCTCCCAACCAGGCCGACCAGGCGCGTCGGCTGGCCGACAGCATGGGGCTGCCCGCCTCCGCCATGAAGGAAGGCACGAAGGACGCCGAGCCTAAGGCGGAGATGAACCTGACGCTGGGCGCGGACTTCAAGGGCGCCGGCACACCGATCTCCGCTCCGGCGAAGGCGCCGAAGGACATTCAGAGGGTCGAGGCCGACGACAAGAACGTCTGCGCCAAGTGA